A single region of the Garra rufa chromosome 6, GarRuf1.0, whole genome shotgun sequence genome encodes:
- the pcdh18a gene encoding protocadherin-18a isoform X1: protein MDTSKGIVFCATLLKLAVLVALAQHVSAKTLKYQVYEEQKVGTVIARLREDVADVLSKLPSSIPLRFRAMQRGSAPLLSVRDQDGEISIRTKIDREKLCEKNLNCTIEFDVLTLPTEHLQLFHIEVEILDINDNAPQFARPVIPIEISETAAVGTRIPLDSATDPDVGENSLNTYSLTPSDFFMIDILTRTDGAKYAELVVLKELDREVRASYELQLTASDRGVPPKFGTTLLKISIADSNDNNPVFEKPSYVINLLENSPLGSLLIDLNATDPDEGTNGKIVYSFSSHVSPKILETFKINSDNGHLTLMKKVDFESTNSYDIDVQAQDMGPNSMPAHCKVIIKVVDVNDNKPDISINLMSTGNEEIAYISETAPVDTFVALVRVDDLDSGLNGEVECRLHGQGHFRLQKTYEKNYMILTNVTLDREKRCEYSLTVIAEDKGSPSLSTLKHFTVQVQDENDNAPKFEKSRYEISTAENNSPGAYLSCVKASDPDLGPNGQVSYSILESTVHGSPISTYVTIDPSNGDIYALRTFDREDVSQISFLVQARDSGSPPLRSNVTVVLTVQDENDNRPVIMMPQLWNQTADVPVSKYAEVGDVVTVVRAIDRDSGANGDLSCSVVGGNEAGYFAMDAKTCEIRTNASMQDVPQDHVELTILVQDHGSQPLSARALLRLSLYENIENHMNPHLTGGGTGDGPLDVSNVIIISLGAICVVLLLIMVAFALRCSREKKDTRSYNCRVAESTYQQHPKKPSRQIHKGDITLVPTVNGTLPIRAHHRSPTSSPGLERAHMGSRQSQHSRQSLNSLVTISSNHIPENFALELTHATPPVEQVSQLLSILHQGQYQPRPSFRGNKYSRSYRYALQDMDKFSLKDSGRGDSDAGDSDCEMGRDSPIDRLLGDGFGDLFHNDGHHRLHPAVMKLCTEECRVLGHSDQCWMPSQASSDYRVNMYIPGEESRPQVLEEDQQSVDSAKKSFSTFGKDNEEECGGSLLSEMNNVFQRLLPTSYAEVNELEGCAGPPTSSIGMEIRKGFLPGKASSTGSAYPQGVAVWAANTHFQNPGGAVTSGHSSTNHAASQAHLKWLPAMEEIPENYEEDDLESVLSQRQGKRNDTRHEVVDASELVAEINKLLQDVRQS from the exons ATGGATACCAGCAAGGGCATAGTGTTCTGTGCCactttactcaaacttgctgtgCTCGTGGCGTTGGCACAGCACGTCTCGGCTAAAACTCTGAAATACCAAGTTTACGAAGAACAGAAGGTGGGTACAGTAATCGCCAGACTTCGAGAAGATGTCGCTGATGTTTTGTCCAAACTTCCGAGCTCGATTCCGTTACGCTTTAGAGCCATGCAGCGCGGTAGCGCGCCTCTTCTCTCCGTGCGCGACCAGGATGGAGAGATCAGCATCAGGACCAAAATAGACCGCGAAAAACTGTGCGAGAAGAATCTGAACTGCACTATCGAATTTGACGTTCTCACCCTCCCCACGGAGCACCTACAGCTGTTCCACATCGAAGTGGAAATTTTGGACATTAACGACAATGCACCACAGTTCGCGCGCCCCGTCATTCCCATAGAGATCTCCGAAACCGCTGCTGTGGGGACGCGCATTCCCCTTGACAGCGCCACCGATCCAGACGTCGGAGAGAACTCACTGAACACATACTCTCTGACCCCGTCTGACTTCTTTATGATTGATATTCTAACCAGAACCGATGGCGCCAAGTACGCGGAGCTCGTTGTGCTTAAAGAGCTGGATAGAGAGGTGCGAGCGAGCTATGAACTCCAGCTCACCGCCTCAGACAGGGGCGTTCCCCCAAAATTTGGAACAACGCTCCTTAAAATCAGCATAGCCGATTCGAACGACAACAATCCTGTGTTTGAGAAGCCATCTTATGTGATCAACCTGCTTGAAAATTCCCCTTTAGGCAGTTTGCTCATTGATCTGAATGCCACTGACCCAGATGAAGGGACCAATGGTAAAATTGTGTATTCTTTTAGTAGTCACGTGTCGCCTAAAATCTTAGAGACTTTTAAGATTAATTCTGATAATGGTCATTTGACACTAATGAAGAAAGTTGACTTTGAAAGCACAAATTCCTATGACATAGATGTTCAAGCTCAAGACATGGGCCCCAACTCAATGCCAGCACACTGTAAAGTCATAATAAAAGTAGTGGACGTGAATGACAACAAACCTGACATTAGCATCAATTTGATGTCTACTGGGAACGAGGAGATAGCTTATATATCAGAGACAGCTCCTGTAGATACATTTGTGGCACTGGTGAGGGTAGATGACCTGGACTCTGGGTTGAATGGAGAGGTGGAGTGCCGTCTTCACGGCCAGGGTCATTTCAGGCTACAAAAGACTTATGAGAAGAACTACATGATCCTTACAAATGTCACTCTGGACCGAGAGAAGAGGTGTGAGTACAGCTTGACTGTTATTGCTGAAGACAAAGGATCTCCAAGTCTATCTACCCTCAAACACTTCACTGTGCAGGTCCAGGATGAGAATGACAATGCACCAAAGTTTGAGAAGAGCAGGTATGAGATCTCCACGGCGGAGAACAACTCACCAGGAGCTTATCTGTCATGTGTGAAAGCCTCAGATCCAGACCTGGGCCCAAATGGTCAAGTGAGCTACTCTATACTTGAAAGTACAGTCCATGGGAGCCCCATCTCCACTTATGTCACCATTGACCCCTCTAATGGAGACATTTATGCGCTACGCACTTTTGATCGCGAAGACGTGAGTCAGATCTCATTCTTAGTCCAGGCCCGGGATTCTGGAAGTCCCCCGCTGCGTAGTAACGTGACCGTTGTGTTGACTGTCCAGGATGAAAATGACAACAGACCAGTCATCATGATGCCTCAGCTGTGGAACCAAACGGCTGATGTTCCAGTGTCCAAATACGCAGAGGTCGGTGACGTTGTAACTGTAGTTCGTGCCATAGACCGTGATTCTGGAGCCAACGGTGACCTTTCGTGTTCTGTAGTAGGGGGCAACGAGGCAGGTTACTTTGCCATGGATGCTAAAACATGTGAAATTCGGACCAACGCCAGCATGCAGGACGTTCCACAGGATCACGTGGAGCTGACCATCCTAGTGCAGGACCATGGTTCTCAACCCCTCAGTGCCAGAGCCCTACTGAGACTTTCGCTTTATGAAAACATTGAGAACCACATGAACCCTCATCTGACAGGTGGAGGAACCGGAGACGGCCCTCTAGACGTGTCCAATGTCATCATCATCTCCCTTGGGGCAATCTGCGTCGTTCTGCTTCTCATCATGGTGGCCTTTGCCCTTCGCTGCTCACGTGAAAAGAAGGACACTCGCTCATACAACTGCAGGGTGGCTGAGTCTACTTACCAACAGCACCCTAAAAAACCCTCACGGCAGATCCATAAGGGCGACATTACCCTGGTGCCCACCGTCAATGGGACCCTTCCAATCCGGGCACACCATCGCTCACCAACATCCTCGCCCGGACTTGAGCGGGCCCACATGGGCAGCCGGCAGAGCCAACACAGCCGCCAGTCATTGAACAGCTTGGTCACAATTTCCTCCAATCACATCCCTGAGAACTTCGCCCTGGAGCTGACACATGCCACGCCCCCTGTGGAG CAAGTCTCACAGCTCCTCTCAATACTCCATCAGGGTCAGTATCAGCCGCGGCCCAGCTTCAGAGGGAACAAATACTCTCGCAGCTACAG GTACGCCCTCCAGGACATGGATAAGTTCAGTCTGAAAGATAGTGGGCGTGGCGACAGTGATGCGGGCGACAGCGACTGCGAGATGGGCCGCGATTCGCCCATCGACCGGTTGCTAGGCGACGGCTTCGGAGACCTCTTCCACAACGATGGACACCACCGTCTCCACCCAG CGGTCATGAAATTGTGTACGGAGGAGTGCCGTGTGTTGGGTCACTCTGACCAGTGCTGGATGCCATCTCAGGCGTCTTCGGATTACCGTGTGAACATGTACATTCCTGGAGAAGAGAGCAGGCCTCAGGTCCTCGAGGAGGACCAGCAATCAGTAGACTCAGCTAAGAAGAGCTTTTCTACCTTTGGAAAGGACAACGAGGAGGAATGCGGCGGTTCGCTGCTGTCAGAAATGAACAACGTCTTCCAACGTCTCCTACCAACTTCTTACGCTGAAGTCAATGAGCTCGAAGGATGCGCCGGCCCTCCCACCTCCTCCATCGGCATGGAAATCAGAAAGGGCTTCTTGCCAGGTAAAGCATCATCTACAGGCTCCGCCTACCCGCAGGGCGTTGCCGTATGGGCAGCCAATACTCACTTTCAAAATCCCGGTGGTGCCGTGACGAGCGGACACAGCTCGACCAATCACGCGGCATCGCAGGCACATTTAAAATGGCTGCCGGCGATGGAGGAGATCCCAGAGAACTACGAAGAGGACGACTTAGAGAGTGTGCTCAGCCAGCGCCAGGGAAAACGCAACGACACGAGACACGAAGTTGTCGACGCTAGCGAACTGGTTGCCGAAATTAACAAATTGCTTCAGGACGTACGCCAGAGCTAA
- the pcdh18a gene encoding protocadherin-18a isoform X2, with product MDTSKGIVFCATLLKLAVLVALAQHVSAKTLKYQVYEEQKVGTVIARLREDVADVLSKLPSSIPLRFRAMQRGSAPLLSVRDQDGEISIRTKIDREKLCEKNLNCTIEFDVLTLPTEHLQLFHIEVEILDINDNAPQFARPVIPIEISETAAVGTRIPLDSATDPDVGENSLNTYSLTPSDFFMIDILTRTDGAKYAELVVLKELDREVRASYELQLTASDRGVPPKFGTTLLKISIADSNDNNPVFEKPSYVINLLENSPLGSLLIDLNATDPDEGTNGKIVYSFSSHVSPKILETFKINSDNGHLTLMKKVDFESTNSYDIDVQAQDMGPNSMPAHCKVIIKVVDVNDNKPDISINLMSTGNEEIAYISETAPVDTFVALVRVDDLDSGLNGEVECRLHGQGHFRLQKTYEKNYMILTNVTLDREKRCEYSLTVIAEDKGSPSLSTLKHFTVQVQDENDNAPKFEKSRYEISTAENNSPGAYLSCVKASDPDLGPNGQVSYSILESTVHGSPISTYVTIDPSNGDIYALRTFDREDVSQISFLVQARDSGSPPLRSNVTVVLTVQDENDNRPVIMMPQLWNQTADVPVSKYAEVGDVVTVVRAIDRDSGANGDLSCSVVGGNEAGYFAMDAKTCEIRTNASMQDVPQDHVELTILVQDHGSQPLSARALLRLSLYENIENHMNPHLTGGGTGDGPLDVSNVIIISLGAICVVLLLIMVAFALRCSREKKDTRSYNCRVAESTYQQHPKKPSRQIHKGDITLVPTVNGTLPIRAHHRSPTSSPGLERAHMGSRQSQHSRQSLNSLVTISSNHIPENFALELTHATPPVEGQYQPRPSFRGNKYSRSYRYALQDMDKFSLKDSGRGDSDAGDSDCEMGRDSPIDRLLGDGFGDLFHNDGHHRLHPAVMKLCTEECRVLGHSDQCWMPSQASSDYRVNMYIPGEESRPQVLEEDQQSVDSAKKSFSTFGKDNEEECGGSLLSEMNNVFQRLLPTSYAEVNELEGCAGPPTSSIGMEIRKGFLPGKASSTGSAYPQGVAVWAANTHFQNPGGAVTSGHSSTNHAASQAHLKWLPAMEEIPENYEEDDLESVLSQRQGKRNDTRHEVVDASELVAEINKLLQDVRQS from the exons ATGGATACCAGCAAGGGCATAGTGTTCTGTGCCactttactcaaacttgctgtgCTCGTGGCGTTGGCACAGCACGTCTCGGCTAAAACTCTGAAATACCAAGTTTACGAAGAACAGAAGGTGGGTACAGTAATCGCCAGACTTCGAGAAGATGTCGCTGATGTTTTGTCCAAACTTCCGAGCTCGATTCCGTTACGCTTTAGAGCCATGCAGCGCGGTAGCGCGCCTCTTCTCTCCGTGCGCGACCAGGATGGAGAGATCAGCATCAGGACCAAAATAGACCGCGAAAAACTGTGCGAGAAGAATCTGAACTGCACTATCGAATTTGACGTTCTCACCCTCCCCACGGAGCACCTACAGCTGTTCCACATCGAAGTGGAAATTTTGGACATTAACGACAATGCACCACAGTTCGCGCGCCCCGTCATTCCCATAGAGATCTCCGAAACCGCTGCTGTGGGGACGCGCATTCCCCTTGACAGCGCCACCGATCCAGACGTCGGAGAGAACTCACTGAACACATACTCTCTGACCCCGTCTGACTTCTTTATGATTGATATTCTAACCAGAACCGATGGCGCCAAGTACGCGGAGCTCGTTGTGCTTAAAGAGCTGGATAGAGAGGTGCGAGCGAGCTATGAACTCCAGCTCACCGCCTCAGACAGGGGCGTTCCCCCAAAATTTGGAACAACGCTCCTTAAAATCAGCATAGCCGATTCGAACGACAACAATCCTGTGTTTGAGAAGCCATCTTATGTGATCAACCTGCTTGAAAATTCCCCTTTAGGCAGTTTGCTCATTGATCTGAATGCCACTGACCCAGATGAAGGGACCAATGGTAAAATTGTGTATTCTTTTAGTAGTCACGTGTCGCCTAAAATCTTAGAGACTTTTAAGATTAATTCTGATAATGGTCATTTGACACTAATGAAGAAAGTTGACTTTGAAAGCACAAATTCCTATGACATAGATGTTCAAGCTCAAGACATGGGCCCCAACTCAATGCCAGCACACTGTAAAGTCATAATAAAAGTAGTGGACGTGAATGACAACAAACCTGACATTAGCATCAATTTGATGTCTACTGGGAACGAGGAGATAGCTTATATATCAGAGACAGCTCCTGTAGATACATTTGTGGCACTGGTGAGGGTAGATGACCTGGACTCTGGGTTGAATGGAGAGGTGGAGTGCCGTCTTCACGGCCAGGGTCATTTCAGGCTACAAAAGACTTATGAGAAGAACTACATGATCCTTACAAATGTCACTCTGGACCGAGAGAAGAGGTGTGAGTACAGCTTGACTGTTATTGCTGAAGACAAAGGATCTCCAAGTCTATCTACCCTCAAACACTTCACTGTGCAGGTCCAGGATGAGAATGACAATGCACCAAAGTTTGAGAAGAGCAGGTATGAGATCTCCACGGCGGAGAACAACTCACCAGGAGCTTATCTGTCATGTGTGAAAGCCTCAGATCCAGACCTGGGCCCAAATGGTCAAGTGAGCTACTCTATACTTGAAAGTACAGTCCATGGGAGCCCCATCTCCACTTATGTCACCATTGACCCCTCTAATGGAGACATTTATGCGCTACGCACTTTTGATCGCGAAGACGTGAGTCAGATCTCATTCTTAGTCCAGGCCCGGGATTCTGGAAGTCCCCCGCTGCGTAGTAACGTGACCGTTGTGTTGACTGTCCAGGATGAAAATGACAACAGACCAGTCATCATGATGCCTCAGCTGTGGAACCAAACGGCTGATGTTCCAGTGTCCAAATACGCAGAGGTCGGTGACGTTGTAACTGTAGTTCGTGCCATAGACCGTGATTCTGGAGCCAACGGTGACCTTTCGTGTTCTGTAGTAGGGGGCAACGAGGCAGGTTACTTTGCCATGGATGCTAAAACATGTGAAATTCGGACCAACGCCAGCATGCAGGACGTTCCACAGGATCACGTGGAGCTGACCATCCTAGTGCAGGACCATGGTTCTCAACCCCTCAGTGCCAGAGCCCTACTGAGACTTTCGCTTTATGAAAACATTGAGAACCACATGAACCCTCATCTGACAGGTGGAGGAACCGGAGACGGCCCTCTAGACGTGTCCAATGTCATCATCATCTCCCTTGGGGCAATCTGCGTCGTTCTGCTTCTCATCATGGTGGCCTTTGCCCTTCGCTGCTCACGTGAAAAGAAGGACACTCGCTCATACAACTGCAGGGTGGCTGAGTCTACTTACCAACAGCACCCTAAAAAACCCTCACGGCAGATCCATAAGGGCGACATTACCCTGGTGCCCACCGTCAATGGGACCCTTCCAATCCGGGCACACCATCGCTCACCAACATCCTCGCCCGGACTTGAGCGGGCCCACATGGGCAGCCGGCAGAGCCAACACAGCCGCCAGTCATTGAACAGCTTGGTCACAATTTCCTCCAATCACATCCCTGAGAACTTCGCCCTGGAGCTGACACATGCCACGCCCCCTGTGGAG GGTCAGTATCAGCCGCGGCCCAGCTTCAGAGGGAACAAATACTCTCGCAGCTACAG GTACGCCCTCCAGGACATGGATAAGTTCAGTCTGAAAGATAGTGGGCGTGGCGACAGTGATGCGGGCGACAGCGACTGCGAGATGGGCCGCGATTCGCCCATCGACCGGTTGCTAGGCGACGGCTTCGGAGACCTCTTCCACAACGATGGACACCACCGTCTCCACCCAG CGGTCATGAAATTGTGTACGGAGGAGTGCCGTGTGTTGGGTCACTCTGACCAGTGCTGGATGCCATCTCAGGCGTCTTCGGATTACCGTGTGAACATGTACATTCCTGGAGAAGAGAGCAGGCCTCAGGTCCTCGAGGAGGACCAGCAATCAGTAGACTCAGCTAAGAAGAGCTTTTCTACCTTTGGAAAGGACAACGAGGAGGAATGCGGCGGTTCGCTGCTGTCAGAAATGAACAACGTCTTCCAACGTCTCCTACCAACTTCTTACGCTGAAGTCAATGAGCTCGAAGGATGCGCCGGCCCTCCCACCTCCTCCATCGGCATGGAAATCAGAAAGGGCTTCTTGCCAGGTAAAGCATCATCTACAGGCTCCGCCTACCCGCAGGGCGTTGCCGTATGGGCAGCCAATACTCACTTTCAAAATCCCGGTGGTGCCGTGACGAGCGGACACAGCTCGACCAATCACGCGGCATCGCAGGCACATTTAAAATGGCTGCCGGCGATGGAGGAGATCCCAGAGAACTACGAAGAGGACGACTTAGAGAGTGTGCTCAGCCAGCGCCAGGGAAAACGCAACGACACGAGACACGAAGTTGTCGACGCTAGCGAACTGGTTGCCGAAATTAACAAATTGCTTCAGGACGTACGCCAGAGCTAA